In Fibrobacter succinogenes, a genomic segment contains:
- a CDS encoding transglycosylase domain-containing protein — protein sequence MNKFVKITVAFFLVALICYIPFYIVVFKILPERDPDNLFNRSTILQVLSGETRVFYEDGENLLGAFFDANHRVYVPYGDIPVNLINALIAAEDSRYWSHNGYDLKGFMRAMVNNIKARRFVQGGSSLTQQAVKNIFGREERSIKEKLKEFLNALRMEKHFSKEDILEFYLNQFHVSGTGKGVAIAAQYFFNKELKDLTLAECAFIAGSVKGPFNYDPFIQRTEERKQKAIERGETRLKYVLGRMVEEGYIEQAEMDSALTKPLEFNHGNFRFTMSTTLERLEERLDSDFFHDLFKEEGIEDWRKAQLEITTTLNAKSQDAAKRALQTNISNLQLQLGGFVLPKAQFANRARNARKGDYLYGAVDSVFYDSTGRLQSLKLNFGQLKGIVTEQAVNDFAKLAGGDVNKILATQLKPGAILLVSIIDETPIDGYAPCKIETEPVLQGALVAIQNGKVLASQGGFHNTGFDRSFKALRQLGSSWKPILYALALKYHWNYLDNLENEFNVFQYGNQFYFPRPDHKNKGDVVSIAWAATRSENIASIWLLEHLLDKLSDKEFEDVARQNGFAREPGEERIRFVERLRDKSGLMMKEEVKREIEFTKARDALVERYMNDGKILQARAVQNLRYGMFNDIGLKQAKRDPKVTKYVNHNFKRYSEIWRAREIQELDPDESANLQPLDSVQLIDNFTLADFKRLNAMIEPVDSDADYYDMAHLRYWPDYRRALSMADYARFANEIGIRQKLQKVFSMPLGVNDITLAEISTAYQTILTGKIFKCKDADWTEPCFIKEIRNRDGRVIFRNKMESRKVLDDTVTTQVGVMLRSVFTNGTAHSQLKALSIKNPEGAAKLRFPVMGKTGTTNDYRNVAFLGALPTYVKEKNGIALDSVIAIGSYVGFDDNKPLKSGRTRIAGASGGLPQWATFAKEEMDIIGLPKKIDFLDISMLATGEVPLMLTNERGELTVDPMTGEALVNGEKGRPLPWIDVPGFTPPQVQKIAAETIAKSGIVVSLPMPQTETVPAENAPHGTTPDSAAVSAQGTTTSQQAIPADARPVSEVMKADSLKKAAEAAKNVPAETQTPQPKPAATQAPQTATPAVKEIQPPKPQAAMPKDDDWDLPENFNSKNAFVPIEVDTE from the coding sequence ATGAATAAGTTCGTTAAAATTACAGTCGCTTTCTTTCTCGTAGCCCTTATTTGCTACATTCCCTTTTATATAGTCGTGTTCAAGATTCTCCCCGAACGCGATCCGGACAATCTTTTCAACCGTTCCACCATTTTGCAGGTACTCTCTGGCGAAACGCGCGTTTTCTATGAAGACGGCGAAAATCTGCTGGGAGCCTTCTTCGACGCCAACCACCGCGTGTACGTTCCCTATGGTGATATCCCGGTAAACCTCATCAACGCCCTTATCGCCGCCGAAGATTCCCGTTACTGGAGTCACAATGGCTACGACCTCAAGGGTTTTATGCGCGCCATGGTCAACAACATCAAGGCCAGGAGATTCGTCCAAGGCGGCTCCTCGCTCACGCAACAGGCGGTCAAGAACATTTTCGGTCGCGAAGAACGCAGCATCAAGGAAAAGCTCAAGGAATTTTTGAACGCGCTCCGCATGGAAAAGCATTTTTCCAAGGAAGACATCCTGGAATTTTATCTGAACCAGTTCCACGTTTCGGGCACGGGCAAGGGCGTTGCCATCGCCGCGCAATACTTCTTTAACAAGGAACTCAAGGATTTGACGCTTGCCGAATGCGCATTCATTGCAGGCTCCGTCAAGGGACCGTTCAACTACGATCCGTTCATCCAGCGCACCGAAGAACGCAAGCAAAAAGCAATCGAACGCGGAGAAACGCGACTCAAGTATGTGCTCGGACGCATGGTCGAAGAAGGCTACATCGAGCAAGCCGAAATGGACTCGGCGCTCACAAAACCGTTGGAATTTAACCACGGCAATTTCCGCTTTACAATGAGCACGACGCTCGAACGCTTGGAAGAACGCCTGGACAGCGACTTTTTCCACGATTTATTCAAGGAAGAAGGCATCGAAGACTGGCGCAAGGCCCAGCTCGAAATCACAACAACTTTGAACGCCAAATCGCAGGACGCGGCAAAACGCGCTTTACAGACAAACATCAGCAACCTGCAATTGCAACTGGGCGGTTTTGTACTCCCGAAGGCGCAATTCGCAAACCGCGCCCGCAACGCCCGCAAAGGCGATTACCTCTACGGCGCCGTGGATAGTGTTTTCTACGACTCCACGGGCAGGCTCCAATCGCTCAAGCTCAACTTCGGGCAGCTCAAAGGCATTGTCACAGAGCAAGCGGTCAACGATTTTGCAAAACTCGCCGGCGGCGACGTGAACAAGATTCTCGCCACCCAGCTCAAGCCGGGCGCCATTCTCCTCGTGAGCATTATCGACGAAACTCCAATCGACGGTTACGCCCCGTGCAAAATTGAAACGGAACCGGTACTGCAAGGCGCTCTAGTCGCTATCCAAAACGGCAAGGTGCTCGCCAGCCAAGGCGGATTCCACAACACCGGATTCGACCGTAGCTTCAAGGCACTCCGCCAGCTCGGTTCTAGCTGGAAGCCCATTCTTTACGCACTTGCACTCAAGTACCACTGGAACTACCTCGACAATCTCGAAAACGAATTCAACGTTTTCCAATACGGCAACCAGTTCTACTTCCCGCGCCCGGACCACAAGAACAAGGGTGATGTCGTAAGCATCGCCTGGGCCGCCACGCGCTCCGAAAACATTGCAAGTATTTGGCTTTTAGAACATCTTTTAGACAAACTCTCGGACAAGGAATTTGAAGATGTCGCACGCCAAAACGGTTTTGCACGTGAACCGGGTGAAGAACGCATCCGATTCGTCGAACGTCTGCGCGATAAATCGGGACTCATGATGAAGGAAGAAGTCAAGCGCGAAATCGAATTTACGAAGGCACGCGATGCACTTGTAGAACGTTATATGAACGACGGCAAGATTTTGCAAGCTCGCGCCGTGCAGAATTTGCGCTACGGCATGTTCAACGATATCGGGCTAAAACAAGCAAAGAGAGACCCGAAGGTTACAAAGTACGTCAACCACAACTTCAAACGTTATTCCGAAATTTGGCGCGCTCGTGAAATTCAGGAGCTCGACCCGGATGAATCCGCAAACTTGCAGCCGCTCGATTCCGTACAGCTTATAGACAACTTCACTCTCGCTGACTTTAAGCGCTTGAACGCCATGATCGAACCCGTCGATAGCGATGCCGATTACTACGATATGGCGCACCTACGCTATTGGCCGGATTACCGCCGCGCACTCTCGATGGCCGACTACGCACGTTTTGCAAACGAAATCGGTATCCGTCAGAAATTGCAGAAAGTGTTCAGCATGCCGCTTGGCGTGAACGACATTACACTTGCCGAAATCAGTACCGCCTACCAAACCATCCTCACGGGAAAAATTTTCAAGTGCAAGGACGCCGATTGGACAGAACCGTGCTTTATCAAAGAAATCCGCAACCGCGATGGGCGCGTTATCTTTAGAAATAAAATGGAATCCAGAAAAGTGCTTGACGACACTGTAACGACTCAGGTGGGCGTAATGCTCCGCTCCGTATTTACAAACGGTACAGCGCACAGCCAGCTCAAAGCACTCAGCATCAAGAATCCCGAAGGCGCCGCCAAGCTCCGCTTCCCAGTGATGGGCAAGACGGGTACGACAAACGATTACAGGAACGTGGCGTTTTTGGGTGCACTCCCGACATACGTCAAGGAAAAGAACGGCATTGCATTGGATAGCGTTATCGCCATCGGAAGCTATGTGGGCTTTGACGACAACAAACCTTTGAAATCAGGACGCACACGTATTGCAGGCGCTTCGGGCGGTCTCCCGCAATGGGCTACATTTGCAAAAGAAGAAATGGACATTATCGGGCTCCCGAAAAAGATTGACTTCCTCGACATTTCGATGCTTGCCACAGGCGAAGTTCCGCTAATGCTAACAAACGAACGCGGAGAATTGACCGTAGATCCGATGACCGGTGAAGCGCTCGTGAATGGCGAAAAGGGCCGCCCGCTCCCATGGATTGATGTACCAGGATTCACGCCACCGCAAGTGCAGAAAATCGCCGCAGAGACAATTGCAAAATCTGGAATTGTCGTAAGCTTGCCGATGCCGCAAACAGAAACTGTTCCGGCAGAAAATGCACCGCACGGAACAACGCCTGATTCCGCAGCCGTTTCTGCACAAGGAACCACAACGTCTCAGCAAGCCATTCCGGCAGATGCAAGGCCAGTTTCAGAAGTCATGAAGGCAGATTCCTTGAAGAAAGCCGCAGAAGCAGCGAAGAACGTTCCTGCAGAAACGCAAACCCCGCAACCGAAGCCGGCCGCAACACAAGCGCCACAAACGGCAACGCCAGCAGTCAAGGAAATCCAGCCGCCCAAACCGCAGGCCGCCATGCCTAAGGACGATGATTGGGATTTACCGGAAAACTTCAACAGCAAAAACGCATTCGTTCCTATCGAAGTTGATACAGAATAG
- a CDS encoding ComEC/Rec2 family competence protein, which yields MKRLWIFVVALSAIIGGCMYVSETAAEEAPMRLTAIDVGQGLAVLLEWNGRYAMYDFGPDSVGVVDSLVARGVDTLDWVVLSHFHRDHIGGFMELPGRGVFVRRLYVGPDTACSFFCDSVLRVARTLGTFVDTLLRGESVSFGEGVNGMTAGGDVVAGAGCALDECPRFDVLWPTRYTRVGENRASVVFLGRLGVGKLLLTGDLDSVGERLLLEMNPTLSAELLQVGHHGSAGSNTLKFLSQVSPKYAFVSVGAGNRYGHPAPSVVRKLNVVLEDSTKLYRTDLHGSISFEIYPSMGVVVPASP from the coding sequence ATGAAACGTTTGTGGATTTTTGTGGTGGCGTTGTCGGCGATTATTGGCGGCTGCATGTACGTGAGCGAAACGGCAGCGGAGGAGGCGCCGATGCGTCTTACGGCGATTGATGTGGGGCAGGGGCTTGCCGTGCTTTTGGAGTGGAACGGGCGGTATGCAATGTACGATTTCGGGCCAGATTCGGTCGGTGTGGTGGATTCGCTTGTGGCGCGCGGGGTAGATACGCTGGATTGGGTGGTGCTGAGCCATTTCCATCGGGACCATATTGGCGGGTTTATGGAACTCCCCGGACGGGGCGTTTTTGTGCGGCGGCTTTATGTGGGGCCGGATACTGCTTGCAGTTTCTTTTGCGATAGCGTGTTGCGGGTAGCGAGAACGCTTGGGACGTTTGTGGATACGCTATTGCGAGGCGAGAGCGTTAGTTTTGGGGAGGGGGTTAACGGCATGACTGCTGGCGGGGATGTTGTTGCAGGGGCGGGATGCGCGCTTGATGAATGCCCGCGGTTTGATGTGCTATGGCCAACGCGATACACGCGAGTTGGCGAGAATCGGGCGAGCGTGGTGTTTCTTGGACGATTGGGCGTTGGCAAGTTGCTGTTGACGGGCGACTTGGATTCGGTGGGGGAACGGCTACTACTTGAGATGAACCCGACGCTCTCGGCGGAACTTTTGCAGGTGGGGCATCATGGATCGGCGGGGAGCAACACGCTAAAATTTTTATCGCAAGTGTCTCCGAAGTACGCTTTTGTAAGCGTTGGAGCGGGGAACCGCTATGGGCACCCGGCACCATCTGTTGTTCGTAAATTGAACGTTGTGCTAGAAGACTCGACGAAACTTTACCGCACGGATTTGCATGGCTCCATTAGCTTTGAAATCTACCCTAGCATGGGCGTGGTTGTACCGGCTTCGCCGTAG
- a CDS encoding fibrobacter succinogenes major paralogous domain-containing protein translates to MKWNKLLTVVSCTSLFWACAELEIEGVTGADDVSSSSEIESSSSMKSEFSLSKSSSSKKDSGKEVGMSSSSVKSTSSSSALRDDAKSSSSAIPKEWSWDVPQSARLNPEIKYDTMIDPRDNHVYKIVKIAPEGKNYSQVWMAENLNYADSVKTPSLKGSNWCYNDDEKNCKVGGRYYTWAAAIDSVALANDPKEPLNCGYGRICALNHGIQGICPDGWHLPTIDEWGKLSVALGNAGVAGDSLKALTGWNYAGTADNNGTDKYGFTALPTGRRISATRWEKVGSDVYYWSSTEQSADYARYSNINNIYTKFYIYQNYKYYGQSVRCVKGEPVAASSSSSAKSSSSSAKSSSSSAKSSSSSAVSSSSEAKSSSSLIASKNWDWDIPKEDYFNPNIKYDTMIDPRDKQVYRIVKIAPEGKDYSQVWMAENLNYADTAQMPILKKQSWCYHDDEKYCKVSGRYYTWMAAIDSAALAADTANPLVCGYGKECGLARSVQGICPDGWHLPTRHELGKLIVALGNSEIAGRNLKSLSGWGPSAEGRGIDAYGFTALPVGRRLESGSYQKVSTDNYFWSTSEYTEYEAEYMNMNNIYTKAYMYRGSKYNGQNVRCVKN, encoded by the coding sequence ATGAAATGGAATAAATTACTGACAGTTGTCTCGTGTACGTCGTTGTTTTGGGCGTGCGCTGAACTTGAAATTGAGGGGGTGACGGGTGCAGACGATGTTTCGTCCAGCTCGGAAATAGAATCTAGCAGCTCCATGAAATCGGAATTTAGCTTGTCTAAATCGAGCAGCAGCAAGAAGGATTCCGGCAAGGAAGTCGGAATGTCGAGTAGTAGTGTGAAGTCCACATCGTCTTCGTCTGCTTTGCGTGATGATGCAAAGTCGTCTAGTTCGGCTATCCCTAAAGAATGGAGCTGGGACGTGCCGCAGTCCGCTCGCTTGAATCCCGAAATCAAGTATGACACGATGATTGACCCGCGTGATAATCACGTGTATAAAATCGTGAAGATTGCACCTGAAGGCAAAAACTATTCTCAAGTCTGGATGGCAGAAAATCTCAACTATGCCGATAGTGTCAAGACGCCAAGCTTGAAGGGCAGCAACTGGTGCTACAACGATGATGAAAAAAACTGCAAGGTGGGTGGCCGTTATTACACCTGGGCAGCTGCAATTGACTCAGTTGCTTTGGCAAATGATCCGAAGGAACCGTTAAATTGCGGTTATGGCAGGATATGTGCACTTAATCATGGTATCCAGGGAATTTGTCCGGATGGCTGGCATTTGCCGACAATCGATGAATGGGGCAAGTTGAGCGTGGCGTTAGGAAATGCTGGTGTAGCTGGCGATTCTCTCAAGGCTTTGACCGGGTGGAACTACGCCGGAACGGCTGACAACAACGGTACGGATAAATATGGCTTTACGGCGCTCCCGACTGGAAGAAGGATTTCTGCTACTCGTTGGGAAAAGGTGGGCTCGGATGTTTATTACTGGAGTTCCACCGAACAGAGTGCCGATTATGCCCGATATTCGAATATAAACAACATTTACACCAAATTTTATATATACCAGAATTACAAGTATTATGGACAAAGTGTCCGTTGCGTGAAGGGCGAACCTGTTGCGGCGTCGTCCAGTAGCTCTGCGAAGTCCAGCAGTAGCTCTGCAAAATCGAGTAGCAGTTCCGCGAAGTCCAGCAGCAGTTCTGCCGTTTCAAGCAGCAGTGAAGCCAAATCTAGCAGTAGCTTGATTGCTTCGAAAAATTGGGACTGGGATATCCCCAAGGAAGATTACTTTAATCCAAATATTAAATACGACACGATGATTGACCCGCGCGATAAACAGGTGTATAGAATCGTGAAAATTGCGCCTGAGGGAAAGGACTATTCTCAAGTGTGGATGGCCGAAAATTTGAACTATGCCGATACTGCCCAGATGCCAATCTTGAAGAAACAAAGTTGGTGCTACCATGATGATGAAAAGTATTGCAAGGTTTCGGGGCGCTATTACACATGGATGGCTGCAATCGATTCAGCGGCACTTGCTGCGGATACGGCTAATCCGTTGGTGTGTGGCTATGGCAAAGAGTGCGGGCTGGCACGCAGTGTGCAGGGAATTTGCCCGGATGGTTGGCACTTGCCGACGCGACATGAATTGGGAAAATTGATTGTCGCCTTGGGCAATAGCGAAATTGCAGGCCGGAATCTCAAATCGTTGAGTGGATGGGGCCCTTCTGCGGAAGGTCGCGGCATTGATGCTTATGGGTTTACGGCGCTACCGGTCGGCAGAAGACTTGAATCAGGATCATATCAAAAGGTCTCCACTGATAATTACTTCTGGAGCACCAGCGAATATACGGAATATGAAGCCGAATACATGAATATGAACAACATCTATACCAAGGCGTACATGTATCGCGGTAGCAAGTATAACGGTCAAAATGTCCGTTGCGTGAAAAACTAG